GCTGTTCCTGGCGGTGGTGACGTGGCTGGCGGCCCGGCTGGCCGCCCAAGGGGCCATCACGGTGGGCGAGTTGGTGTCGGTCTACGGCTATGTGGCGGTCCTGGTCCGCCCGATGGCGTTCGTCGTCGAGATGGTCTACCAGGTCTCGCGCGGCATCGTGGCGGCGCGGCGAGTCGTACGGTTCCTGCGCCTGGAGCCGATGCCCGACACCGGCACCCTCGACGCGCCCGCGGAGCCGGCGGCACTGCACGACCCCGAGTCCGGGGTGCGGGTGCTGCCGGGCCGCCTGACCGCCCTGGCCGCCGCACTGCCGGCCGACGCCACTGCCGTCGTGGACCGCCTCGGCCGCTACGTGCCCTCAGCGGCGACCTGGGGCGACGTACCCCTCAGCGAGATCGCGTTGCCGCAGCTGCGGGCACGCGTCCTGGTCGCCGACCACGAGGCCGACCTGTTCGCGGGCACGCTGCGGGAGCTGATCGCCGGCCACGCGGGCCCGGACGGCCTGGACGAGGCGGCCATCACAAGGGCGGTCCACACGGCGGTCGCCGAGGACATCGTCCGGGGCCTGCCCGACGGCCTCGACACCCCGATCGACGCCCAGGGCCGCAACCTCTCCGGCGGCCAACGCCAACGCGTCCGCCTGGTCCGCGCGTTGCTGGCCGACCCCGAGGTACTGCTGGCGATCGAGCCGACGTCCGCTCTGGACGCCCACACCGAGGCACGGGTCGCGGAACGCCTGCACGCGGGAAGGCGGGGCCGTACGACGGTGGTGACGACGACGTCCCCCTTACTCCTGGACCAGGCGGACACGGTCCACTTCCTGGTCGACGGCAAGGTGGCGGCCACGGGCACGCACCGAGAACTCATGAACAGCGAGCCGGGATACCGAGCCCTGGTAGCACGGGACGAGAACGCCGAGGAGCTTGCCAAGTGACGGGAGAGCAGCGCCCCTCAGGAGCGCGGGGAACTGCGCGACAAGCCACGAAGCACCCGCACCCGGCAGACGACCCCAAGTCCCGAGCTCTCGCCCGCCGAACCCTGCCCATCGCCACCCCCAAAGACGTCCGCCGAGCCACCCTCCGCCTGATCCGAGCCGACACCAAAGCCTTCACAGCCACCCTCGCCCTGAACTCCCTCGCAGCAATCGCCGGCCTGGCAAGCCCTTGGCTGGTGGGCCGCATCATCGACGAAGTCAGACGCGGCGGCGGTGTAACGGCCGTCGACAAACTGGCCCTGGCCATCCTGATGGCCGCAGCAGCCCAGCTGCTGCTGGCCCGCTGGGCACGGTACGTCGGCCACAGGTTCGGGGAACGGACACTGGCGCGCGTCCGCGAGGAATTCGTGGACCGCACCCTCGCCCTCCCCGCATCCGTCGTGGAACGAGCCGGCGCAGGCGACCTCACCGCCCGCGGCACCACAGACGTCGCCCTCGTCGGCACGACCCTGCGCGACGTCGGCCCCGAACTGCTGATCAACTCCGTACAGGCCCTGTTCCTGCTGGCCGCGGTCATCACCCTGGACCCCTTGCTCGGCCTCTGCGGAGTACTCGGCTTCGGCGGCATCTGGTGGGCCATGCGCTGGTACCTGCGCCGCGCCCGCGACGGCTACCTCGCCGAGGGGGCCGCCACATCGGAGGTCGCGGAGATCCTCGCGGCGACCGCGACCGGCGCCCGCACGGTGGAGGCCCTGCGCCTCGAACGGCGACGCGTGGCGGCGAGCCGCGACGCGCTGGAGACGTCCCGCCGCACCCGGTTCCACACCCTGTTCCTGCGCACCGTCTTCTTCCCGGCCGTCGAGGTGTCGTACGTCGTCCCCGTGGCGACGGTCCTGCTGCTCGGCGGCGTGCTGCTGGAGCGGGGCGCGCTGAGCCTGGGCGCGGTCGTCGCGGCCGCCCTGTATCTGCAACGGCTGAGCGAACCGCTGGACGAGATCCTGATGCGGGTCGAGCAACTGCAGAGCAGCGGCGCCTCGTTCGCTCGCGTGGAGGGCCTGGCCCGAGCCCCGCGGGCGACGGAGACCGGCTCGCCGACCCCCGCGGACGACCGGATCGACGTGACGGGCGTGCGCTACGCCTACGACCGCGGCGGCGAGGTCCTCAGCGACGTCGACCTGACCGTGAGGCCGGGCGAGCGTCTCGCCGTCGTCGGCCCCTCGGGCGCCGGGAAGACGACCCTCAGCCGACTCCTGGCCGGTGTCGACGCGCCGACCGCCGGCTCGGTCACGGTCGGCGGCGTCCCGGTCGTCGCGCTCGGCCCGGAGCAGCTGCGCCGCCAGGTCGTCCTGGTCACCCAGGAGCACCACGTCTTCCTCGGCACGGTCCGCGACAACCTCCGTATCGCCGAACCGTCCGCCACGGACGAGGAGTTGTGGGCCGCCCTCACCGCGGTCGGCGCCGACACCTGGGTGCGGGAGCTGTCCAACGGCCTCGACACGGCGCTGGGCGACGGAGGCTGCCGTACGGACGGCTCGCAGGCCCAGCAGCTCGCCCTCGCCCGCGTGGTGCTGGCCGACCCGCACACCCTGATCCTCGACGAGGCGACGGCCCTGCTCGACCCGACGACCGCCCGCCACACCGAGCGTGCCCTGGCCGCCGTACTTCAGGGCCGCACGGTCATCGCCATCGCCCACCGCCTGCACACCGCGCACGACGCGGACCGCGTGGCCGTGATGGAGAACGGCCGCCTCATCGAGCTCGGCACGCACGACGACCTGGTCGCGGCGGGCGGGGCGTATGCGGCGCTGTGGCGGTCGTGGCACGGGGAGCGGCCCGCCTCGCCCGGAACGGCGTAGGCCTGATCAGGCGATCTATGCTCGGTACCAGCACTGTCCGCTTCTCCTGGGGAAGTCCGTTGAACTTCTGGTCGATCTACGAGCACGGCTTCGCGCGGGTCGCCGCGTGCACCGGCCACACCGTCATCGCCGACCCGCAGGCCAACGCCGAGGCGGTGCTGCGGCAAGCGCGCCGGTGCGCGCGGGAGGGGGTCGCCGTCGCCGTCTTCCCCGAGCTGGGCCTGACCGGCTACTCGATCGAGGACCTGCTGCTCCAGGACGCGGTGCTCGACGAGGTGGAGCAGGCGCTCCGGGCCGTGGTCGCCGGATCGGCGGAGCTGCTGCCCGTGCTGATCGTGGGCGCCCCGCTGCGTCACCGCCACCGGATCTACAACTGCGCGGTGATCGTGCACCGCGGCCGGATCCTCGGCGTCGCGCCGAAGTCGTACCCGCCGAACTACCGGGAGTTCTACGAGCGGCGCCAGATCGCGTCCGGCGAGGACGAGCGCGGCGGGACGATCCGCGTCGGCGGCGAGGAGGTGCCGTTCGGCGTGGACCTGCTCTTCGAGGCGGAGGACGTCCCGGGGCTGGTGCTGCACGCGGAGATCTGCGAGGACATGTGGGTGCCGGTGCCCCCGAGCGCGGAGGCGGCGCTGGCCGGTGCGACCGTGCTCGCCAACCTCTCGGGCAGCCCGATCACGGTGGGCCGGGCCGAGGACCGGCGGCTGCTGTGCCGGGCGGCGTCCTCGCGCTGCCTGGCGGCGTACGTCTACTCGGCGGCGGGTCTGGGCGAGTCGACCACGGACCTGTCCTGGGACGGGCAGACCATGATCTACGAGAACGGCGTGCTGCTGGCCGAGTCGGACCGCTTCCCGCTCGACGACCAGTACGCGGTGGCCGACGTCGACCTCGACCTGCTGCGGCAGGAGCGGCACCGGATGGGCACGTTCGACGACAACCGCCGCGCCCACGCCGCGCGGACCGGGGACTTCAGGCGGGTGCGGTTCCGGCTCGACCCGCCGGCGGCGGACCTGGGGCTGAAGCGCCGGGTCGAGCGCTTCCCGTTCGTGCCCGCGGACGCCGAGCGGCTCGCCCTGGACTGCTACGAGGCGTACAACATCCAGGTCGCGGGCCTCCAGCAGCGGCTGGCCTCGATCGGCGGCCCGAAGGTCGTCATCGGGGTGTCCGGCGGCCTGGACTCCACGCACGCGCTGATCGTCGCCGCCCGGGCGATGGACCGCGCCGGGCGCCCGCGCAGCGACATCCTGGCCTTCACCCTGCCCGGCTTCGCCACCAGCGACCACACCAAGGACAACGCCCACAAGCTGATGAACTCCCTCGGCGTCACCGCGGCCGAGCTGGACATCACGCCGACCGCACGGCTGATGCTCAAGGAGATGGGCCACCCGTTCGCGTCCGGCGAGCCGGTGTACGACGTCACCTTCGAGAACGTGCAGGCCGGGCTGCGCACCGACTACCTGTTCCGGCTCGCCAACCAGCGCGGCGGCATCGTGCTCGGCACCGGCGACCTGTCGGAGCTGGCGCTCGGCTGGTCCACGTACGGCGTGGGCGACCAGATGAGCCACTACAACGTCAACTCCGGTGTGCCGAAGACGCTGATCCAGCATCTGATCCGCTGGGTCATCGGCAGCGGCCAGTTCGACGAGGAGACCGGCAGGACGCTGGCCGCGATCCTCGACACGGAGATCAGCCCGGAGCTGGTGCCGGGCGAGGAGATGCAGTCCACGGAGTCGAAGATCGGCCCGTACGCGCTGCACGACTTCACGCTCTTCCATGTGCTGCGGTACGGCTTCCGGCCGTCGAAGATCGCCTTCCTGGCCTGGCACGCCTGGCACGACCCGGAGGCCGGTGCCTGGCCGCCGGGCTTCCCCGAGGCCAAGCGGGTGGCGTACGACCTGGCCGAGATCCGGCGCTGGCTGGAGGTCTTCTGCCGTCGCTTCTTCGCGTTCGCACAGTTCAAGCGCTCGGCCATGCCGAACGGGCCGAAGGTCTCGGCGGGCGGTTCGCTCTCCCCGCGCGGCGACTGGCGCGCCCCGTCCGACGGTACGGCGCATGCGTGGCTGCGGGATCTCGACCGCTTCGACGTGCTGGGCGCCGAGCAGTAGGCGCTGCGGCGGGGACATGTGGGCCCATCCATCCGACTCGGGTGGATGGGCCCCTACCGTTCCGGTCCGTATACCGAACATGAACTCCCGGACAACGAACGATTTCCGGCCAACTTCCTGACGCGGTCCTGACAGAAACCGCAATCAGCTGGCACTCTTCCCACGGCCGCGACACAGCAACCCCACAGCACCGTCACACGGTGGCGCTCGCGGCTGAACTCCCGCACGCGCACGTCGTATTCCGCACGCGCACGTCGTTCTGCGTACCACCTCGCACCTCGCTCTGCCCGGACGGCCCACCCGCCGGCCGGTCTCCCCTGGCCGCGTGACCCGCGGCCGCGCAGAAGGAGTCAGTGTTGAGAGACAGTTCCTCCCACAGACGCACCTCCCACACGACGCGTCGTCACACCACGCACCGCCGGGCCGCCGCCGTCGCCCTCGTCGGCGTTTCCGCCCTGATCGCCGCGGCCGTCCAGTCGGGCGCCGCCACCGCAGCTCCGGAGAAGGCACCGTCGGCCGCGGGCAAGGTCATACCGGGCGCGGAGTCCGTCAAGCTCTCCCCCGCCCAGCGCGCCGCGCTGATACGCGAGGCCAACGCCACCAAGGCGGACACCGCGAAGGACCTGGGCCTCGGCGCCAAGGAGAAGCTGGTCGTCCGTGACGTCGTCAAGGACGGCAACGGCACGGTCCACACCCGCTACGAGCGGACGTACGACGGCCTGCCCGTCCTCGGCGGCGACCTGGTCGTCGAGACCGCGAAGTCCGGTGCGACCGAGGCCGTCGTCAAGGCCACCCGCGCCGCCATCAAGCCGGCCACCACCAAGGCCACCGTGCCCACGGCCAAGGCGGAGAAGCAGGCGCTGGCCGCGGCGAAGGCGGAGGACGCCAAGAGCCCCGACGTCAACCGGGCGCCGCGCAAGGTGATCTGGGCCGCGAACGGCAAGCCGACCGTGGCGTACGAGACGGTCGTCGGCGGCTTCCAGCACGACGGCACCCCGCAGGAACTGCACGTCATCACCGACGCCACCACCGGCGAGAAGCTGTACGAGTGGGAGGCGATCGAGACCGGCACCGGCAACACGGTGTACAGCGGGACGGTCAACCTGACCACCACGCAGTCGGGTTCGACGTACAACCTCACCGACGGCGCTCGCGGCAACCACAAGACGTACAACCTGAACCGCGGCACCTCCGGGACCGGCACCCTCTTCTCGGGCGCCGACGACGTCTGGGGCAACGGCAGCCCGTCCAACCTGGAGTCCGCGGCCGCCGACGCGCACTACGGTGCCGCGCTGACCTGGGACTACTACAAGAACGTGCACGGGCGCAGCGGCATCCGCGGCGACGGCGTGGGCGCCTACTCCCGGGTCCACTACGGCAACAACTACGTCAACGCGTTCTGGTCCGACAGCTGCTTCTGCATGACGTACGGCGACGGCTCGGGCAACGCCAACCCGCTGACGTCGATCGACGTGGCCGCGCACGAGATGACCCACGGGCTCACCTCCAACACGGCCGGCCTCAACTACAGCGGCGAGTCCGGCGGTCTGAACGAGGCCACGTCCGACATCTTCGGCTCGACGGTCGAGTTCTACGCCAACAACTCCTCCGACGTCGGTGACTACCTCATCGGCGAGGAGATCAACATCAACGGCGACGGCACCCCGCTGCGCTACATGGACAAGCCGAGCCAGGACGGCTCGTCCAAGGACGCCTGGTACTCGGGCATCGGCTCGATCGACGTGCACTACTCGTCGGGCCCCGCCAACCACTTCTTCTACCTGCTGAGCGAGGGCAGCGGCACCAAGACGATCAACGGTGTCACCTACAACTCGCCCACCTCGGACGGCCTTCCGGTCACCGGCATCGGCCGGGACAAGGCGGAGAAGATCTGGTTCCGCGCGCTGACCACCAAGTTCACCTCCACGACGAACTACTCGGGCGCCCGCACCGGCACCCTCGCGGCGGCCGGTGAGCTGTACGGCACCACGAGCGCCGAGTACAAGGCGGTGCAGGACGCCTGGGCGGGCGTCAACGTGGGCTCGCGCTCCGACGGCGGGGGCGGCGGAGGCGGCACGTCCTTCGAGAGCGGAACCGACGTATCGATTCCGGACAACGGATCGGCCGTGACGTCCTCGATCACCGTCTCCGGCCGGACCGGCAACGCGCCGTCCAACCTCCAGGTCGCCGTGGACATCGTCCACACCTACATCGGTGACCTCAAGGTGGACCTGGTCGCCCCCGACGGCTCGGCGTACACGCTGAAGGGGTACGGCACGGGCGGCAGCACGGACAACCTCAACACCACGTACACGGTGAACGCGTCCTCCGAAGTCGCCAACGGCGTCTGGAAGTTGCGCGTCCAGGACAACGCGGCCGTCGACACCGGTCACATCAACAGCTGGAAGCTCACCTTCCCGTAGGCCCGTTCGCGGTCTGCCCAGGACAGGGCGCCGTCCCGGTGGGTTCAACTCCCGTCGGGGCGGCGCCCGTTCACATGTCCGAAACATTTACCGGACAGTCAACTTTCGGCCAACATCACCACACCCTCCTGACATGTACGCGCCCCAGGTGTCACTCTTCGTGCACCCGCCGCACAAGCACCCCCTGCACTTCCCCCACAAAAGGAGCTCGTGTGACCCCCCTCTACGCGCGTCACAAGCGCACGACTCTGGCCGTCGCCACCGCCGTGGCGGCCGGAGCCCTCCTCACCACCGGTCTGACCACCGGCACTTCGGCCGCCGCTCCCGTGGACGCCGGCACCAAGGCGACCCCGCTCGCCGTCCCGGTCGCGCTGGCCCCCGCGGCACGCACCGCCCTCATCAAGGACCAGCAGGCCGAGGCGGCCGAGACCGCCGACGCGATAGGCCTCGGTGCCCAGGAGAGACTGGTCGTCAAGGACGTCGTCAAGGACGCCGACGGCACGGTCCACACCCGCTACGAGCGCACCTACGCCGGCCTGCCCGTCCTCGGTGGAGACCTGGTCGTCCACGAGTCGGCGTCCGGCGGGGCCTTGGGCGTCACCAAGGCGACGAAGGCCACCCTCAAGGTCGCCTCGCTCAAGCCGGCGATCACCGCGGCCAAGGCCGAGGGCCAGGCCGTGAAGCTGGCCAAGGCGGCCGGCTCGGAGAAGACCGAGGCGGACAGCGCGCCCCGCAAGGTGATCTGGGCGGCGAACGGCAAGCCGACCCTCGCCTACGAGACGGTCGTCGGCGGCCTCCAGGAGGACGGCACCCCGAACGAGCTGCACGTCATCACCGATGCCGCCACCGGCAAGAAGCTGTACGAGTACCAGGGCATCGAGACCGGCACCGGCAAGAGCCTCTACTCGGGCACGGTCACCCTCGGCACGACCCTGTCGGGCTCGACGTACAACCTCACCGACGGCGGGCGCGGCGGCCACAAGACGTACAACAAGGCCCGCAGCACCAGCTCCTCCGCGGGCACGCTGTTCACCGACGCGGACGACACGTGGGGCACCGGCGCCGCCTCCAGCTCCTCCAGCGACCAGACGGCCGCCGTCGACGCCGCCTACGGCGCCCAGACGACCTGGGACTACTACAAGAACGCCTTCGGCCGCAACGGCATCAAGAACAACGGCGTGGCGGCGTACTCCCGCGTCCACTACGGCAACGCGTACGTCAACGCCTTCTGGTCCGACAGCTGCTTCTGCATGACGTACGGCGACGGCGAGGGCAACACGAAGCCCCTGACGTCCCTCGACGTGGCCGGCCACGAGATGACCCACGGCGTCACGTCGAACACGGCGGGCCTGAACTACTCGGGAGAGTCGGGCGGCCTCAACGAGGCGACCTCGGACATCTTCGGCACAGCGGTGGAGTTCTACGCGGCGAACTCGTCCGACGTCGGTGACTACCTCATCGGCGAGAAGATCGACATCAACGGCGACGGCACCCCGCTGCGCTACATGGACAAGCCGAGCAAGGACGGCAACTCGGCCGACTACTGGTCGTCCTCGCTGGGCGGCCTGGACGTCCACTACTCCTCGGGCCCCGCGAACCACTTCTTCTACCTCCTCTCGGAGGGCAGCGGCTCGAAGACGATCAACGGGGTGAGCTACGACTCCCCGACGTCCAACGGCTCGACGGTCACGGGGATCGGCCGCGCCAAGGCGGCTCAGATCTGGTACAAGGCGCTGACGGAATACATGACGTCGACCACGAACTACAAGGCCGCCCGCACGGCGACCCTGAGCGCGGCGTCCGCCCTGTACGGCTCCGGCAGCACGGAGTACAACGCGGTGGCGTCGGCCTGGTCGGCGGTCAACGTCAGCTGAGCACCGGCCTTTGAAGCAGGACTGTCGGGAAGACTGAGTGGGGCGGCACCCGGGACGAAGGCATCCCCGGGTGCCGCCTTACTCTTGGGACCCATGTCCTTCACGTACGACGACGTCGGCGCGACCCGGGAGCCCGGCTTCTGCCCGCCCGGCTTCCACCCCCTGCACGTCCGCACCCGCATAGGCGAGGGCGAGGACGTCTTCCGCAGAGCCGCCGACGCCGTCATGACCTGGCGGATGCACCGCGCGATGGGCGTCGGCATCGACGCCTCGGCCGACCGCGCGGCCCCCGACGCCGACGTCACGGTCACCCTCGCCGGCATGATCAAGGCACCGTGCCGGGTGGTGTGGACGGTGGAGGAGTACCGCCGGGTGGGGTGGGCGTACGGGACGCTTTCCGGTCATCCGGAGTGCGGCGAGGAGTCGTTCATCGTGGACCGCACGGGGGACGGCACGGTGTGGCTGACGGTGAACGCGTTCAGCCGCGGGGCGAAGTGGTACGCGCGGGCGGGGGGACCGGCCACGCGGGGGTTGCAGCATGCTTATGCGCGGCGGTGCGGCAATGTGCTGCGGCAGCTGTGCGAGCGAGAGCTCGAAGAGGGCTGAGGAACACCTCAGCCCTCGAGAGCGTCACCAGCCTTTATGAGCCGTCACCGCAACAAAACCCCCGCCCCCTCCCCCACATCCTCCGAAGGCACCGCCACCAACCCCAACTCCGCGCCGGACGCCAGCAACCGATGAGCCGGAAGGACCCGGACCGTATAGCCGTACGGCCCCGTCCGGTCCAGCGACAGCGGCCCCTCGTACACCCACCGCCCCTCCGCGTCCGGACTCCCCGCCGACTTCAGCGGCACCGTCGACGCGTCCGCGATGCGGTCCTCGGAGTCCACCCGCCCCGAAACCGCCTGGACCTCGACGTCGTCCGGCCCGAGGTCGCCCAGGCCCACCCGCACCCGGAGACCGAGCGTCGAGCCGAGTTCCGCGGTGGGGGTCAAGGCGGACGTCTCCACGTGGTCGACCGTGACGCCGTGCCAGGCGGAGCGGACCCGCGCCTTCCAGCCCGCCAGCTCGCGCGCCGTGTCCGGTGTCATCGCGCGGTGGGCGTGGGCGGCCGGGGTGTAGAGGCGCTCGACGTATTCGCGGACCATCCTGCCCGCCAGGACCTTCGGGCCGAGCAGCGTCAGGGTCTGGCGGACCATCTCGATCCAGCGGTCCGGCAGGCCGCCCCGGCCGCGCTCGTAGAAGCGGGGCGTGACGCGTTGTTCCAGCAGGTCGTACAGCGCCGCCGCCTCTATGGCGTCGCGGTGGTCCGGGTCCGTGCCGGTGCCGTCCGCGGTGGGGACGGCCCAGCCGAAGTCCGGCTGGAACCACTCGTCCCACCAGCCGTCCAGCACTGACAGGTTCAGACACCCGTTGAGCGCCGCCTTCATCCCGCTGGTCCCACAGGCCTCCAACGGCCTCAGCGGGTTGTTCAGCCAGATGTCGCAGCCCGGGTACAGCTTCTGCGCCATCGCCATGCCGTAGTCCGGGAGGAAGACGATCCGATGCCGCACCCGCGGATCGTCCGCGAACCTCACCAGTTCCTGGATCAGGCGCTTTCCGCCGTCGTCCGCCGGGTGCGCCTTGCCCGCCACCACGATCTGGATCGGCCGCTCCGGGTGCAGGAGAAGGTCCATCAGGCGGTCGCGGTCGCGCAGCATCAGCGTGAGGCGTTTGTACGACGGGACCCGGCGCGCGAATCCGATCGTCAGGACGTCGGGGTCCAGGACGCCGTCGATCCAGCCCAACTCGGCCGTTCCCGCGCCGCGTTGCCGCCAGGAGGTGCGCAGGCGGGACCGTACCTCCGTCACCAGCTGCGCGCGCAGGTTGCGGCGCAGCTCCCAGATGTCCTGGTCCGGGATCTCCGCGACCGCGTCCCAGCGGTCCGAGCCGCCGACGGTCATCGCGTCCTCGGTGCGCCGGCCGCCGATCTGGCGGGCGCCGAGGCGGAAGACCTCGGGCGCGACCCAGGTCGGGGCGTGGACGCCGTTGGTGACCGAGGTGATGGGGACCTCGTCGGGGTCGAATCCCGGCCACAGTCCCGAGAACATCTCGCGGCTGACGTTGCCGTGGAGCAGGGAGACGCCGTTCGCCCGCTGGCCCAGGCGCAGGCCCATCACGGCCATGTTGAAGAGGTTGGGTTCGCCGCCGGGGTAGGTCTCCATGCCGAGCTGGAGGATGCGCTCGACATCGATGCTCGGGAGTTCGGCGTCGGGACCGAAGTGGTGGGCGACCAGCTCGCGGTCGAAGCGGTCGATGCCGGCCGGGACGGGGGTGTGGGTGGTGAAGACCGTGCCGGCGCGGACCGCCTCCAGGGCCGCGTCGAAGTCCAGGCCGTCGTCGTCGCAGAGTTCGGCGATGCGCTCCAGGCCCAGGAAGCCGGCGTGGCCCTCGTTGGTGTGGAAGACCTCGGGTTCGGGGTGGCCGGTCAGGCGGCAGTACGTCCGGACCGCCCGTACTCCCCCTATGCCCAGCAGCATCTCCTGCAGCAGACGGTGCTCGCTGCCGCCGCCGTACAGGCGGTCGGTCACGCCGCGTTCGCCGAGGTCGTTCTCCTCGACGTCCGAGTCGAGCATCAGCAGGGGGACGCGGCCGACCTGGGCGAGCCAGACGCGGGCGTGCAGCTGCCTGCTGCCGGGCAGGGCGAGGGAGACCTGGGCGGGGGTGCCGTCGGGCTCCTTCAGGAGGGCCACCGGCAGCTCGTTGGGGTCCAGGACCGGATAGTGCTCCTGCTGCCAGCCGTCCCGGGACAGGGTCTGCCGGAAGTAGCCGTGCCGGTACAGCAGCCCGACCCCGATGAGGGGTACGCCGAGGTCGCTGGCCGCCTTGAGGTGGTCGCCGGCGAGGATGCCGAGGCCGCCGGAGTACTGGGGCAGGGCGGCCGTGATGCCGAACTCGGGCGAGAAGTAGGCGACGGCGGCGGGGAGTTCGGCGGACTCGCCCTGGTACCAGCGCTCGCCCGTGACGTAGTCGTCGAGGTCAGCGGCGACCGCGGTCAGCCGGCGCAGGAAGTCGTGGTCCTGGGCCAGCTCCGCGAGCCGCCCGGGCGACACGCTGCCCAGCAGCCGTACGGGGTCGTTGCCCGAGGCGGCCCAGCACTCGGGGTCCACGGACTGGAAGAGATCGCGGGTCTCGGCATGCCAGGACCAGCGCAGATTGCGGGCCAGATCGCTCAGCGGCCGGAGGGCTTCGGGGAGGACTGGACGGACGGTGAATCGACGGATCGCCTTCACGGTTCCACCTCGGGCAGCGCGTGGCAGGGGACGCACGGCGGTGTGCGTCCCGTCATCGCCCCCGACGGTATCGGTATGCGGGGCTTCGTAACCACCGTGCCTTTTTGTGGCTGTCGGTGGCCGGTCACGGCTGTCAAGCGGGGGTGAAAGAGCACGTCCGTCCGAAAAGCGCCGCAACCTTTACGCATCCCCCCTAGCCGGTATGGCCGATTCCGCCCCCGTAGGCGTCCTTGTGGCGACTTCTCACGTCACGAGAGGCTGACGGTGGCGTACCGGTCCAGGTCGGGTGCACCCGGCGAACGAGGGCCGCCCTGCGCCGAGTTGAGGAGGGGACTCACACCATGGCACGGACGCGCATACGGCGTCTGCGCTGGGCCGGTGGCCTGACCGCGGTGACCTGTGTCGCCGCGCTTTCGGCCACCACCATGCCCGCGCACGCCGCACCGGAGGGGCAGATACTCGGCGCCGGGGACCCCGGCTCCGTCAGCGGCAGTTACCTGGTGACACTCAAGGGGGGAACGAAGGCTCCCTCGGCGGCCGGAAAGAGCCTCGCCGAGAAGTACGGGGCGAAAATAAGCCACACCTACGACACGGTCCTCAACGGCTATGCCGTCCAGGCCAACGAGAGACAAGCCAAGCGGCTCGCAGCCGACTCCCGCGTCGCGTCGGTCGTCCAGGACACCCGCGTCACGCCGGCCCACACCCAGAAGAACCCGCCGTCCTGGGGGCTCGACCGCATCGACCAGCGCAACCTGCCGCTGGACAAGAGCTACACCTGGCCCGAGTCCGCGGGCGCCGGAGTGACCGTGTACGTGATCGACACCGGCATTCGCATCTCGCACAAGGACTTCGGCGGCCGGGCGAGCTACGGCTGGGACTTCGTCGGCAACGACCGGACCGCGAGCGACGGCAACGGCCACGGCACCCATGTCGCCGGCACCGTCGCGGGCAAGCAGTACGGGGTCGCCAAGAAGGCCAAGGTCGTCGCCGTACGCGTGCTCGACAATGACGGCGGTGGCACCACGGCCCAGGTCATCGCGGGCATCGACTGGGTGACCAAGCACGCGAAGAAGCCCGCGGTCGCCAACGTCAGCCTCGGCGGCTACCGCAACACGCAGCTCGACGCCGCCGTACGCAACTCCATCGCGTCCGGCGTCACCTACACGGTCGCGGCGGGCAACGACGGGCTGCCGGCCGGCCTGTACTCCCCCGCGGCGGTGCGGGAGGCCGTCACCGTGGGCGCCACCGACAAGAAGGACGCGCGGGCCGACTTCTCCAACTTCGGCTCGGTACTGGACCTGTTCGCCCCGGGCGTCTCGATCACCTCCGCGTCGTACGCGAGCGACACCGGCAAGGCGACCTTCTCCGGTACGTCGATGGCCTCGCCGCACGCGGCGGGCGTGGCCGCGCTCTATCTGGCCGACCACCCGAAGGCCGGGCCCGCACAGGTGTCCAAGGC
Above is a window of Streptomyces sp. DT2A-34 DNA encoding:
- a CDS encoding glycosyltransferase family 1 protein, giving the protein MKAIRRFTVRPVLPEALRPLSDLARNLRWSWHAETRDLFQSVDPECWAASGNDPVRLLGSVSPGRLAELAQDHDFLRRLTAVAADLDDYVTGERWYQGESAELPAAVAYFSPEFGITAALPQYSGGLGILAGDHLKAASDLGVPLIGVGLLYRHGYFRQTLSRDGWQQEHYPVLDPNELPVALLKEPDGTPAQVSLALPGSRQLHARVWLAQVGRVPLLMLDSDVEENDLGERGVTDRLYGGGSEHRLLQEMLLGIGGVRAVRTYCRLTGHPEPEVFHTNEGHAGFLGLERIAELCDDDGLDFDAALEAVRAGTVFTTHTPVPAGIDRFDRELVAHHFGPDAELPSIDVERILQLGMETYPGGEPNLFNMAVMGLRLGQRANGVSLLHGNVSREMFSGLWPGFDPDEVPITSVTNGVHAPTWVAPEVFRLGARQIGGRRTEDAMTVGGSDRWDAVAEIPDQDIWELRRNLRAQLVTEVRSRLRTSWRQRGAGTAELGWIDGVLDPDVLTIGFARRVPSYKRLTLMLRDRDRLMDLLLHPERPIQIVVAGKAHPADDGGKRLIQELVRFADDPRVRHRIVFLPDYGMAMAQKLYPGCDIWLNNPLRPLEACGTSGMKAALNGCLNLSVLDGWWDEWFQPDFGWAVPTADGTGTDPDHRDAIEAAALYDLLEQRVTPRFYERGRGGLPDRWIEMVRQTLTLLGPKVLAGRMVREYVERLYTPAAHAHRAMTPDTARELAGWKARVRSAWHGVTVDHVETSALTPTAELGSTLGLRVRVGLGDLGPDDVEVQAVSGRVDSEDRIADASTVPLKSAGSPDAEGRWVYEGPLSLDRTGPYGYTVRVLPAHRLLASGAELGLVAVPSEDVGEGAGVLLR
- a CDS encoding S8 family peptidase; this translates as MARTRIRRLRWAGGLTAVTCVAALSATTMPAHAAPEGQILGAGDPGSVSGSYLVTLKGGTKAPSAAGKSLAEKYGAKISHTYDTVLNGYAVQANERQAKRLAADSRVASVVQDTRVTPAHTQKNPPSWGLDRIDQRNLPLDKSYTWPESAGAGVTVYVIDTGIRISHKDFGGRASYGWDFVGNDRTASDGNGHGTHVAGTVAGKQYGVAKKAKVVAVRVLDNDGGGTTAQVIAGIDWVTKHAKKPAVANVSLGGYRNTQLDAAVRNSIASGVTYTVAAGNDGLPAGLYSPAAVREAVTVGATDKKDARADFSNFGSVLDLFAPGVSITSASYASDTGKATFSGTSMASPHAAGVAALYLADHPKAGPAQVSKALVAQAVSGKVSGRGLGSPNKLLQVPGS